TTCGGTATGTGTGGCTGTTGCAGAACCCCCTGATCAACTCAAAGGAATTACATGGAAGTTCCGAAAGGATGTAATAGTGGATGATAAAGACATATCTCCTAAATACAAGAAGAAGGTAGATTATAACCCAGTGAACCACACTCTGTGCATTAAGACTCTGATGGACACAGACAGTGGAATTTACATTGCAAATGCAAAGAAAATAGATTGGACAGATTCAACGTCTTCATACAAACTTAAGGTGTTGGGTgagttttgtgattttttttgttgtgttttggtaGCCTGCTATGTGTTTCTGTTTTGCTTAAAATAGCGAATCTCCTTTTTTTGTGTCTTCACCAGtcatacatgtcaaatgtatcttTCTGAACTGTGTTGGTTGTTGTAGAAGCTGTTCCCATTCCAGCCATGCAGGTGACATACTACAACTCAAGTACAGGACGTTGTAACATCACAGTGAATTGTTCAGGCTGGATGTTTTCTGTCTGTGATGGAGGTCAGTGCCCACTGTACAAGGATTCTCTGTCAGTCTCTGAGGTCAACATCACTGTTTCCAGTGGTAATGGATTCATTAAGTGTATCGTCAACAATCGTGTCAGCACAGAGACCAAATCACAACGCATGAATGACATATGTAAGTCTAACTTCCACTTTCTGTGATTTCCTCtagcattgtaaaaaaaaatcaacaaagTTGTAATATCATTGCAGTTATATTCTTCTCCAGCAAAAAATGTTGACAatgctctttgtgtgtgtgtgtgtgtgtgtgtgtgtgtgagacgtctCAGGTATTGCTGAGAAGAAGGGGATCGCTGCAGCATCACTAGTTGGCATCATTGTGGGCATTGTTACTGGTGGATTACTCTTAGTTGGTGTAGGATGCATCATATCAACCAGAAGATGGCGATCCCCTAAAGAAATACTGCTTCTGAAGGTACCCTCTCATTAATCTATGTTTAAACAATTGTAGAGTCTATTGACGCACCATTGAGTAAATATATGTAAAATAATAACAtccaggtacaaatctgtcaggTTAAGCtagagatacagtggggagaacaattatttgatacactgccgattttgcaggttttcctacttacaaagcatgtagaggtctataatttttatcataggtacactttaactgtgagagacggaatctaaaacaaaaatccagaaaataacattgtatgatttttaagtaattaatttgcattttattgcatgacataagtatttgatatatcagaaaagcagaacttaatatttggtacagaaacctttgtttgcaattacattgaattgatcatacgtttcctgtagttcttgatcaggtttgcacacactgcagcagggattttggcccactcttccatacagaccttctccagatccttcagggttcggggctgtcgctgggcaatacggactttcagctccctccaaagattttctattgggttcaggtctggagattggctaggccactccaggaccttgagatgcttcttacggagccactccttagttgccctggctgtgtgtttcgggtcgatgtcatgctggaagacccagccacgacccatctttaatgctcttactgagggaaggaggttgttggccaagatctcgcgatacatggccccacccatcctcccctcaatacggtgcagtcatcctgtcccctttgccgaaaagcatccccaaagaatgatgtttacACCTCCATGCtctacggttgggatggtgttcttggggttgtactcatccttcttcttcctccaaacatggcgagtggagtttagaccaaaaagctctatttttgtctcatcagaccacatgaccttctcccattcctcctctggatcatccagatggtcattggcaaacttcagatgggcctggacatgtgctggcttgagcagggggaccttgcgtggactgcaggattttaatccatgatggcgtagtgtgttactaatggttttctttgagactgtgatcccagctctcttcaggtcattgaccaggtcctgccgtgtagttctgggctgatccctcaccttcctcatgatcattgatgccccacgaggtgagatcttgcatggagccccagaccgagggtgattgaccgtcatcttgaacttcttccattttctaataattgcgccaacagttgttgccttctcaccaagctgcttgcctattgtcctgtatcccatctgttaggaattttatgaataatgactaaacaatatctacattttaaatagaactataactaattaaaactatactctgttttattatatctgattaataaCATTAATTCATAAGGAAGGGATTGTGGAGCATGAAACAGGGggtaattaaataaaataaataccattCCAGCTAGGTTGGGGAGGACTAGATTGTGGGTTTTAAGTAAGCAGAAAGAatcgttaacctatggttgaaccgactcaacttagctctgggatgtttagataaggcagtgagtgttTTCCTAGGTTTTCCATTATCTGGAGCTGTCTTCTGAATAGTGATAGATGAAGGTGAGATTTCAGAAGTtaatcttgataagtgtgtgtctGGAGTGAGCGAGCGAGGGGGTTGGAATAAACTTTTTAACCTGTTCTGCCCTTGTCGATAGGAGGAAGGACATTTTATAACCTATgacgtcatattttgtatataaactgttgttcgtggtttcatggcagcgcgctccgagaataaatactattatctaatttttctgtctattttatgcaaatcaGAATCTTAAacattctcataaaatagactaagtgaattcaattaatgaaaacatattggaattatgaaattacattaacaccatcccagccttgtacaattttagccctgatgtccttacacagctctctggtcttggccattgtggagaggttggagtctgtttgattgagtgtgtggacaggtgtctcttatacaggtaacgagttcaaacagatgcagttaatacaggtaatgagtggagaacaggagggattcttaaagaaaaactaacaggtctgtgagagccagaattcttactggttggtaggtgatcaaatacttatttcatgcaataaaatgcaaatgaattacttaaaaatcatacaatgtgattttctggatttttgttttagattccgtctctcacagttgaagtgtacctatgataaaaacagacctctacatgctttgtaagtaggaaaacctgcaaaatcgtcagtgtttcaaatacttgttctccccactgtatccgTTTTTTTTGCATGGGCCGCAATAGGCAGATGCAgtagattgagatgcagcccatgctaCAGCGATGTTCGTCAGAACACGAGACATCCCTGAAATCCGTTGTCTCAGGAAAACATCTGTAGCGTCTGAatggtttgggctacaaactaatgtgacCCCACAGTGGAAAGGGGATTTTGCTCTATGACCTGTTTGAAGGTAACCGGtactggttaaaaaaaataatggaagtatggaggtataGTTAAATATGTGGGGGGGGAGAAGCTAAAATATTTCCTGAGATGTACCTCCTAGATATtgtatctcctagatataggacagactcTTCAAAACCGTACTCCTTATTTTTAACTGtcacatttatgaatgtgttattcaatgcatttctatgggattTGGGACTAAAGGCCAAATTTAATATTTTATCAAAACATTTACAATGTAATATCAAATATCTAAATGATGCATTGTATGACCATGTTAAAGCAATTCCCCCACCATCCAATGTCTTAGAGTCTAGAGAATTTTAAACAATGATAATTTGCATGTTATGATTACTTATCTCCTAACAGGCCGTTGTTCCAGAAGTTGACAACCCAGTGAGCACTATACCAGGAAGACCAGAACCACAGAACACCCCTGGATCTGAGGTGACATCTATCTACGTTACTGCAGGCAGACCAGGAGCAGTACCAGCATCAGCAGAAGGAGAAGAGGGGCATCCAGGGGACAAGGAGTACACTTCACCAGAAGAGAGGATAGAACCACAGTCCCCCCCACAGGCAGAGACATTCtacagcaccctacagataccAGCTGCAGCACAGCGCCACCCAGTGGGCAAAGGAAATAATCTAAAGAAACCAGACACGGTGTACTGCACAATAGGATAttacccctccatccttctcAGAGACCCACGGATGTTGCTTTGATTAAGATTGTACCCATAGACTCAGGTACCGAATGCAAACACAGGGGAAATTATGAAGGAGAGAATCATGATAATGGGTTTTTAACATTTCCGGCTAATTTCATCCATATTTAAAGTGGCAATCTGCAATTCATACGTACTTTTAATTGAATTGTATATAACTATTAATCCATGCAGAATACAACATATGCTTGTTTAATTCCATTGTTTGTTAAAACTGTATTTGTAAAACAATTGGTGGCAGGGTACCCGTGTTGTTATTATTTAGACTGCAGATTTCCCCTTCAGATTTTCCCCGATAGAAAGTATGTAAAACAGTCTTATTTTCTGTAAACGAAAATGGAAACATGCAGATGAATACAGTAGTGCTATACATGCTTTAAAAAAGTGTTTATACACAAAGCAGCGGTTTGAAAATGGGAAGCCCAtccattcaatcaatcaatcaaatcgaCCAatcaataaatatatacataaaccaatcattCAATTAATAAATAAATCAAGCAACAACCTACCGACTATGTAATAATGTTGTTtttcatacatactgtatgtctaattATTTTATACGATGTGAATTTATATTTACAAATATAACTATAAAAGGTATCTGTCACATCTACCTGGTTATGTGGAGGAACTACAGATATGGCAGTCAATTCTGACTAAAAGCATTTGTCCTGTGGACAAAAGCTCACATATCGGATTGGCTGCAGTTCTGCATTTTCTGTAAACCCGATAATCGTTTTATACATGTATTTAGAGGCTGCCTACTTCGCTGCCTACAGATCTGCTGCTCAGCTCTCCACTGCCATTAGCATACATCATCACATACAACGCAGATTGTTTTTGCTCCAATGCAATGTGTGGAGACTGCGTCCTGCTTGTGCAACTGCAATTGCCATTAAAACAGAGAAGGTTCTAACCTTCATTAAGGCCTTGAATGTTCGTTCTAATGAGGCAGAGACTTTGGCCACATCATCATGGTTCAGAGGATGGTGAGTaaagagagaaacgtggagggaggtTGAGTGTGAACAGCAGCTACGtagaaataatgtgtgtgtgtaaaaacataTGGATAAAATATTTTACCTGCATGTGACTCTGAAGGAGGATTTGATAAAGTGATGCTGCTTTCCCTGCATATGTCAATGACAAGATACACCCATCCCTTCATGTATTATTTGACAACTGATACGCCTAATTTGGTCACTCATCATATTTATGTCAATTTAGTCGTGTCTATAGGCTTACTCTATTTGTGAAATTAGTTTCAGTATAGTTTAGGTTTTGACATCGTCGCTAAGTATTCAGatcatttgctatgagacttgaaattgagctcaggtgcatcctgtttccattgatcatccttgagatgtttctacaacttgattggagttcacctgtggaaaatcaattgattggacatgatttggaaaggtacacacctgtcaatttaaggtcccatagttgacagcaCATGTCacagtaaaaaccaagccatgaggtcaaagtaaTTGTCCATAGAGTTCAGAGaaaagattgtgtcgaggcacgaACCGGGGAAGGATACAAaccaatttctgcagcattaaaggtccccaagaacacagtggactcatTAATTCTTAATAGGGAGAAgttgggaaccaccaagactcttccttgagctggccgactggccatactgagcaatcagggggaaaggtcttggtcagggaggtgaccaagaacccaatagtcactctgacagagctccagagtttctttatggagatgggagaaacttccaggaggacaaccatttctgcagcactccaccaatcaggcctttatggtagattggccagatggaaggcactcctcagtaaaaggcacatgacatcccgcttggagtttgccaaaaggcacctataggactctcagaccattagaaacaacattctctggtcggATGGAACCAAGATATAACActttgccctgaatgccaagcgtcacgtctggaagaaacctggtaGTATccatatggtgaagcatggtggtggcagcatcatgctgttgggatgtttttcagtggcaggggcttggagactagtcaggatcgagggaaagatgaacggagcaaagtacagagagattattgatgaacacctgctccagagtgctcagaacctcagacggGGGGGGAAAGTTccccttccaaaaggacaacgactgtaagcacacagccaagacaacgcaggagtggcttcgagacaagtctttgatactagccatcccggatccgggatcatgaatacagcctcaagctcattaccataacgcaacgttaactattcatgaaaatcgcaaatgaaatgaaataaatatgctagctctcaagcttagccttttgttaacaacactgtcatctcagattttcaaaatatgcttttcaaccatagcaaaacaagcatttgtgtaacagtattgatagctagcgtagcatttagcgtagcattcagcgggcaacattttcacaaaaacaagaaaagcattcaaataaaatcatttacctttgaagaactttggatgttttcaatgaggagactctcagttagatagcaaatgttcagtttttccaaaaagattctttgtgtaggagaaatcgctccgttttgttcatcacgtttggctaccaaaaaaccccgaaaattcagtcatcaaaacgctgaacttttttccaaattaactccataatatcgactgaaacatggcaaacgttgtttagaatcaatcctcaaggtgtttttcacgtatctcttcgatgatatatcgttcgtggaagtctgctttctcctctgaatcacatggaagaatgcttgcagctgaagattacgcaccaatttcgacaaaggacaccgggcggacacctggtaaatgtagtctcttatggccaatcttccaatgatatgcctacaaatacgtcacaatgctgcagacaccttggggaaacggcagaaagtgtaggctcgttcagggcgcattcacagccatataaggagacaatggaaaacagcgcctcaaaaatttagctcacttcctgtttgaagtttcatcttggtttcacctgtatagcatcagttctgtggcactcacagataatatctttgcagttttggaaacgtcagagtgttttctttccaaagctgtcaattatatgcatagtcaagcatcttttcgtgacaaaatatcttgtttaaaacgggaacgtttttttatccaaaaatgaaatactgcccctagagtctcaagaggttttaagtggcccagccaaaacccggacttgaacccgattgaacatatttggagagacctgaaaattgttgtgtagcgatgctccccatccaacctgacagagcttgaaaggatctgcagagaagaatggtagaaactccccaaatacagctgtgccaggCTTGTAACGTAATACCCATGAAGACtcgagtctgtaatcgctgccaaaggtgttccaacaaagtactgagtaaagggtctaaatgcttatgtaaatgttatatttttcaaaaaaatctaaaaacctgtttttgctttgtcattatgggttattgtgtgtagattgatcggGGGGGGACGatcaaactggaaaccacatatcctgaggatgtattcattgtagctggggattttaacaaggctaatctgaaaacaagactccctaaattgtatcagcatatcgattgccaaaccagggctggtaaaaccttggatcattgctattctaactcccgcgatgcatataaggccctcccccaccctcctttcggaaaagctgaccacaactccattttgttgctccctgcctacagacagaagctaaaacaagaagctcccgagCTCTGGTCTgttctgattccacgctccaagactgcttccatcacgtggactgggttATGTTCCACACtgtgtccaacaacaacattgacgaatacgctgattcggtgagcgagttcattagaaagtgcattgaagatgtcattcccatagcaacaattaaaacattcccaaaccagaaaccgtggattgatggcagcattccgTGAAACTGAAAgaacgaaccactgcttttaaccagggcaaggggaccggaaacatgaccgaatacaaacagtgtagctattccctccgcaaggcaatcaaacaagttaagcttcagtatagagacaaagtaggctcagacacaagaggtatgtggcagggtctacagtcaatcacggattacaaaaagaaaaccagcccagtcacagaccaggatgtcttgctcccaggcagactaagtctctttttttgcccgctttgaggacaatacagtgccactgatacAGACCGCAaacaaaacatgcggactctccttcactgcagccgacgtgagtaaaacatttaaacatgttaaccctcgcaaggctgcaggcccagacggcatccccagccgtgtcctcagagcatgcgcagaccagctggctggtgtgtttacggacattttcaatcaatccttatcccagtctgctgttcccacatgcttcaagagggccaccattgttcctgttcccaagaaagccaaggtaactgagcttaatgactaccgccccgtagcactcacttccgtcatcatgaagtgctttgagagactagtcaaggaccatatcacctccaccctacctgacaccctagacccactccaatttgcttaccgcccaaataggtccacagacgatgcaatctcaaccacactgcacactgccctaacccatctggacaagaggaatacctatgtgagaatgttgttcatcgactacagctcaacatttaacaccatagtaccccccaaacccgtcatcaagctcgagaccctgggtctcgaccccgccctgtgcaactgggtactggacttcctgactggccgcccccaggtggtgagggtaggtaacaacatctccaccccactgatcctcaacactggggccccactagggtgcattctgagccctctcctatactccctgtccacccacgactgcgtggccatccacgcctccaactcaatcatcaagtttgcgaacgacactacagtggtaggcttgattaccaacaacgacgagacggcctacagggaggaggtgaggaccctcagagtgtggtgtaaggaaaataacctcacactcaacgtcaacaaaactaaggagatgattgtggacttcaggaaacagcagagggaacacccccctatccacatcgatggaacagtagtggagagggtagtaagttgtaagttcctcggtgtacacatcacagacaaactgaattggtccactcacacagacagcatcgtgaagaaggcgcagcagcgcctcttcaacctcaggaggctgaagaaattcggcttgtcaccaaaagcactcacaaacttctacagatgcacaatcgagagcatcctgtcgggctgtatcaccgcctggtacggcaactgctccgcccacaaccgtaaggctctccagagggtagtgtggtctgcacaacgcatcaccgggggcaaaagcAGTGGAGTCAAAATGCAGAGtttaaaatagtaacacaagaggaaAAAAATCAAATACACAATGAACAAAGAATGgagcaatatacagggagtaccagtaccagatcaatgtgaggctatatacagggagtaccagtaccagatcaatgtgaggctatatacagggagtaccagtaccagatcaatgtgaggctatatacagggagtaccagtaccagatcaatgtgaggctatatacagggagtaccagtaccagatcaatgtgaggctatatacagggagtaccagtaccagatcaatgtgaggctatatacagggagtaccagtaccagatcaatgtgaggctatagtaccagatcaatggaggctatataccagtaccagatcaatgtgaggctatatacagggagagtaccagtaccagatcaatgtgaggctatatacagggagtaccagtaccagatcaatgtgaggctatatacagggagaaccagtaccagatcaatgtgaggctatatacagggagtaccagtaccagatcaatgtgaggctatatacagggagaaccagtaccagatcaatgtgaggctatatacagggagaaccagtaccagatcaatgtgaggctatatacagggagaaccagtaccagatcaatgtgaggctatatacagggagtaccagatcaatgtgaggctatatacagggagtaccagtaccagatcaatgtgaggctatatacagggagtaccagtaccagatcaatgtgaggctatatacaggagtaccagtaccagatcaatgtgaggctatatacagggagtaccagtaccagatcaatgtgaggctatatacagggagaaccagtaccagatcaatgtgaggctatatacagggagtaccagtaccagatcaatgtgaggctatatacagggagaaccagtaccagatcaatgtgaggctatatacagggagaaccagtaccagatcaatgtgaggctatatacagggagtaccagtaccagatcaatgtgaggctatatacagggagtaccagtaccagatcaatgtgaggctatatacagggagtaccagatcaatgtgaggctatatacagggagaaccagtaccagatcaatgtgaggctatatacagggagtaccagtaccagatcaatgtgcagaggtacgaggtatttgaggtagatttGTACATGAAggaagggtaaagtgactaggcataggGATTGATAATAACAAGAGTAAAATCATGAACCCGttgtagtgtatgtgaatgtgtgggggttttgtgtgggagtgtcattgtagtgtgtgtgagtgtgtgtgtatatgatctgtatatcaaatcaaatgtatttatatagcccttcgtacatcagctgatatctcaaagtgctgtacagaaacccagcctaaaaccccaaacagcaagcaatgcaggtgtagaagcatggtggctaggaaaaactccctagaaaggccaaaacctaggaaaaaacctagagaggaaccaggctatgtggggtggccagtcctcttctggctgtcccgggtggagattataacagaacatggccaagatgttcaaatgttcataatgaccagcatggtcaagtaataataatcacaggcagaacagttgaaactggagcagcagcacggccaggtggactggggacagcaaggagtcatcataaatcaaatc
This DNA window, taken from Oncorhynchus tshawytscha isolate Ot180627B linkage group LG10, Otsh_v2.0, whole genome shotgun sequence, encodes the following:
- the LOC112259875 gene encoding uncharacterized protein LOC112259875; translation: MSGSPLSSFFKQGILLLSILHYGTWADVPPIDQYGLKGGSVCVAVAEPPDQLKGITWKFRKDVIVDDKDISPKYKKKVDYNPVNHTLCIKTLMDTDSGIYIANAKKIDWTDSTSSYKLKVLEAVPIPAMQVTYYNSSTGRCNITVNCSGWMFSVCDGGQCPLYKDSLSVSEVNITVSSGNGFIKCIVNNRVSTETKSQRMNDICIAEKKGIAAASLVGIIVGIVTGGLLLVGVGCIISTRRWRSPKEILLLKAVVPEVDNPVSTIPGRPEPQNTPGSEVTSIYVTAGRPGAVPASAEGEEGHPGDKEYTSPEERIEPQSPPQAETFYSTLQIPAAAQRHPVGKGNNLKKPDTVYCTIGYYPSILLRDPRMLL